Below is a genomic region from uncultured Tateyamaria sp..
TGCGCGCCGCAAGCGCCACCTTGTGGCCTGCCTGCGCCGCGTGACGGGCACAGGTTTCGCCAATGCCCGACGACGCGCCGGTGATCAGTATGACTTTGGTCATAGTGCTGTCCTTTCGTGGAACATGGGTCACGCAGCGGCGCGGATATCGGCGACGGCCTGCAACACCAGATCCGCCGTTTTCTGCGCCGAGGCCGGGTTCTGTCCGGTGACCAGCGTGCCATCCCGCACTGCGAACGCCTCGAAATCGGGGGCCGCTTCGTGCGTGGCGCCCAGGTCTTTCAGCTTGGTTTCCAGCAGGAAGGGAACGGCATCTTGCAGGCCGACCGCGTGTTCCTCGCTGTCCGTGAAGGCCGCGACACGGCGCCCCTTGACCAGCGGCGTCCCATCCGCGGCCTTGGCCTGCACAAGCCCCGCCGGGCCATGGCAGACGGCCGCAACGACCTTGCCCGCGCGGTCAAACGCCTCGACCAGTGCGGCAAGGTCCAGATCATCCGGGTAGTCGAACATTGTCCCATGTCCGCCCGGCAGAAAGATCGCGTCGAATTGCCCGGGATCGATATCGGTGAAGCGGGGCGTCTGTGCCACCTTGGCCGTGAGATCGGCATCGTTCAGGTACCGTTCAACCGAGGCGTCGTTTTCACCTGCGGGTGCCACGCTGCGCTGGTCAACCGGGATGGCCCCGCCCGTGATCGAGGCCAACGTGACATCTGCCCCCGCATCCGAAAAGGCGTAATAGGGCGTTGTGAGTTCTTCCAGCCAGACGCCGGTTGCGTCCCCGTTGTCCATTTGGGCGGCGGATGTCGCGATCATCAGAATGTTTGCGGTGGTCATTGTCTGTCTCCTTTGGTGTGCGTGTTGACCCTTGAGATAGACGGGGCATTCCATAATGAAACCAAAGCGAAATTGCGCAGGGGTATAAATTTCCTTATGCTTGTGCCATGAGCCTGCACACCTTGCGTTCCTTTGTCGAAGTGTACCGGTCCGGGTCGATCAGCGATGCGGCGCGGGCCCTTGGCCTGACGCAGCCCGCCGTGTCGCAGCACATCGCCGCGCTGGAAACCCAGCTGGGCCGGCCCTTGTTCGCGCGGCGCGCGCGGGGCATGGCCCCGTCGCCGCTGGCCGATGATCTGGCACAGCAGATCGGCGACGGGTTGGACCGGGCCGAAGCAGCACTGGCCACGATGAAGGCGCGGTCCGTCAGCCTGTCCGGTGCGGTGCACATTGCCGGGCCAGCCGAGTTGATGGCCGAACATGTGTCCCGTCACCTGCCCGTGCTGCTGGATGCGGGCGTTCAGGTGCGCCTGCAGTTTGGCGGGCGTGCGGCCCTGTACCAGATGCTGCTGAGCGGTCAGGCGGACCTGGCGTTTACCGCATCCAAACCCACAGACCCGCAGCTGGCCGGGACCGAGGTCGGGACGGAGCGGTTGCTGGCCGTGGCGGCGCCGCGCCTTGCGGACCGCCTGGCCCGCGCCCCGGATTTGCAGGAGGCGCTGCGCGCGGCACCGCATATCGCCTATGACACCGACCGCCCGCTGGTTCGCGGCTGGTGTGCGGCCAACCAGATTGATCTGGGTGCTGCCCTGCCCGTGCTGACCGCACCCGACATCCGCGCGGTGCGCGCCTGTGCCGAGGCGGGCGCGGGGTGGTCCGTGATCCCAGATTACCTGTGTGCCCCAAGCCTGAGCGCCGGAACACTGCGCGCGCTGCGGGCCCCGGTGTCCACGCCGCAAAACACGCTGTACCTGGTTTGGGTCAAAAGTGCGCTGCGCCACCCAAGGGTTGCCTTTGCCCGTCAGACATTGCTGGAGGCGTTGCAGGGGACCTAGGCGCTGGCAGGGGCAGCAGGGTTCGAACCCGCGACCTACGGTTTTGGAGACCGTCGCTCTACCAGCTGAGCTATACCCCTTCGCGCCCGCCTGAATTACGCGGCGGTCCGGCGCTTTGCAAGGGTGAAATCACGCGGCCGACCGGGAGGGGCGGTAGCTGTCGGATGCGACGATGCCCGCATCGAAGAGATGCGCGATTTCTGTCCCCGACAGGCGGGCCACATCGCCCAGCAGTTCCTCGGTATGGGCCCCGAGCGCGGGTGCCGCCACGGCCGGGTGCGGGTCTGCATCGCCAAAGCGGGCCGGATGGCGCGGCACGGGAAAACGCCCGAGACCCGGTTGGGACAGCATG
It encodes:
- a CDS encoding LysR family transcriptional regulator codes for the protein MSLHTLRSFVEVYRSGSISDAARALGLTQPAVSQHIAALETQLGRPLFARRARGMAPSPLADDLAQQIGDGLDRAEAALATMKARSVSLSGAVHIAGPAELMAEHVSRHLPVLLDAGVQVRLQFGGRAALYQMLLSGQADLAFTASKPTDPQLAGTEVGTERLLAVAAPRLADRLARAPDLQEALRAAPHIAYDTDRPLVRGWCAANQIDLGAALPVLTAPDIRAVRACAEAGAGWSVIPDYLCAPSLSAGTLRALRAPVSTPQNTLYLVWVKSALRHPRVAFARQTLLEALQGT
- a CDS encoding type 1 glutamine amidotransferase domain-containing protein; this translates as MTTANILMIATSAAQMDNGDATGVWLEELTTPYYAFSDAGADVTLASITGGAIPVDQRSVAPAGENDASVERYLNDADLTAKVAQTPRFTDIDPGQFDAIFLPGGHGTMFDYPDDLDLAALVEAFDRAGKVVAAVCHGPAGLVQAKAADGTPLVKGRRVAAFTDSEEHAVGLQDAVPFLLETKLKDLGATHEAAPDFEAFAVRDGTLVTGQNPASAQKTADLVLQAVADIRAAA